The Streptomyces sp. NBC_00224 genome has a window encoding:
- a CDS encoding dihydrofolate reductase family protein, whose protein sequence is MRKIIVCTFLTLDGVMQAPGGPDEDAESGFKHGGWQKPVADDEVGTAIAGWYEHSDAMLLGRKTYEIFASYWPTADPENPFTDRMNGMHKYVASRTLTSVEWQNSTLLEGDIVDAVRKLKASDGGNINVVGSGDLAQTLMQHGLVDEYRLTIHPVIIGTGKRLFADGTIPTALEPVSVSTTKGGTIVGVYRTNGKPSYDSY, encoded by the coding sequence ATGCGCAAGATCATTGTTTGCACGTTTCTGACGCTCGACGGCGTCATGCAGGCGCCGGGCGGTCCGGACGAGGACGCTGAGAGCGGGTTCAAGCACGGCGGCTGGCAGAAACCGGTGGCCGACGACGAGGTCGGCACGGCGATTGCCGGTTGGTACGAGCACTCCGACGCGATGCTGCTCGGCCGCAAGACGTACGAGATCTTCGCGTCGTACTGGCCGACCGCCGATCCCGAGAACCCGTTCACCGATCGGATGAACGGCATGCACAAGTACGTGGCGTCCCGGACCCTGACGTCCGTCGAGTGGCAGAACTCCACGCTGCTGGAGGGCGACATCGTCGATGCCGTGCGCAAGCTGAAGGCGTCCGACGGCGGCAACATCAACGTCGTCGGCAGCGGAGACCTCGCCCAGACCCTCATGCAGCACGGCCTCGTCGACGAGTACCGGCTGACCATCCACCCGGTGATCATCGGCACCGGCAAGCGGCTGTTCGCCGACGGAACGATCCCCACTGCGCTGGAGCCAGTCAGCGTCTCGACGACGAAGGGCGGCACCATCGTCGGCGTCTACCGGACAAACGGTAAGCCCAGCTACGACAGCTACTAG
- a CDS encoding GNAT family N-acetyltransferase produces MLRGNKIGLRARHEEDIPILRAELYDDVANASRAESGPWRPVTPGSKDPRLVVDDSQHGSVPFSAVELDGGALVGTATLWGIDTHNRTAHIGLGLLPSSRGKGYGTDVVAVLCHYGFVVRGLQRLAIETLSDNAAMLRSAERNGFVREGVLRSSAWVMGEFLDEVLLGLLAQDWKAESRA; encoded by the coding sequence ATGCTTCGAGGCAACAAGATCGGGCTGCGGGCCCGGCACGAGGAGGACATCCCCATCCTGCGGGCCGAGCTCTACGACGACGTGGCCAACGCCTCGCGGGCCGAGAGCGGGCCGTGGCGGCCAGTCACGCCCGGCTCGAAGGACCCGCGGCTCGTGGTGGACGACAGCCAGCATGGAAGCGTCCCGTTCTCCGCAGTGGAGCTGGACGGCGGCGCGCTGGTCGGCACCGCGACCCTGTGGGGCATCGACACCCACAACCGGACGGCGCACATCGGCCTGGGACTGCTGCCGTCCTCTCGCGGCAAGGGCTACGGCACCGACGTGGTCGCGGTGCTGTGCCACTACGGCTTCGTCGTGCGCGGCCTCCAACGGCTGGCGATCGAGACGCTGTCGGACAACGCCGCGATGCTCCGCTCCGCCGAGCGCAACGGCTTCGTCCGCGAGGGCGTGCTGCGCTCCTCGGCCTGGGTGATGGGCGAGTTCCTGGACGAGGTGCTGCTCGGCCTGCTCGCCCAGGACTGGAAGGCGGAGTCGAGGGCCTAG